The nucleotide window TTCGAACCCCCGGAACAGTTACCCGTTCGGCAGTTTAGCAAACTACTGGTTTCAGCCACTCACCCATCTCTCCTTTTTTTTCGGATTGCAAATGTATAGAAATAGATTCTATTTACAAGCAAAATTATTAACTTATTATTTAAAACTCAGTATATCTTATATATAACGTTTCGTAGGGATTAAAAATATACTGCTTTTTCAGGTTTATTTCTTTTAACTATATTTCTTAGTGGAATTTTTTTTAGTCCATTCATTTTGACCATAAAACCCTTATGAGACAAGATATTTCAAAACACTTTTTTCTAATTTTACAACTTAAATTAATTTTGAATATTATATTTGCATCCTGTACGTTATACAACACTTACCCAAATAACACAAACCTTATTTAATTAAGTAAAAAAAATTAGTTTTATTATGATCCTTAAAAGAAATTTAAATACGGTTTTATTTGCAGTTTTTGCCAGTGTTTTAATTTTATCCTGCAACTCCTCCGACCAAAAAACGGAATATGTGAATCCCGAAGTTACTGTTTGGGAACTCTCTGATGCAGATATGCTTAATCCTTTTAATTATTCGGATGCTGGCGCTGGATATATTATGACAAATATTTTTCAGAAATTACTTTCCATTGACTTTAATACCTTAGAACTTGTTCCCATACTTGCCACAGAACGACCAGAAATTATAAAAACTCCCGAAGGTGGAATGTTAATTACATACACTATTCGTCCTGATGCTAAATGGGATAATGGAACACCTATTACTGCAAAGGATATTGAGTTTTCCTTAAAGGTGATGAAAAATCCAAAAGTAAACAACCAACGCTTAAGGCCTTATTATGAATTTATTCAGGATGTACAGTTTTATGAGCAAGATCCCCTTAAACTGACTTTTATTTGTAAAGATGTTTATATTCTTGCAGAAGCGGCCAGTGGTGATTTTTCTATTTTACCTGAAAATATTTTTGACCCTAAAGGTTTAATGAAGGGATTTTCCATTCGTGAACTTTCTGAAAATGCTGAAAAAATTTCGGATGATCCTAAAATAGTAGAGTTTGCAAATGATTTTAACTCAGAAAAATACCAGAGAGAAAAAGAATTTGTTATTGGAAGCGGTGCTTATACCCTGGAGGAGTGGCTAACAGGACAAAGAATTGTTTTGAAGAAAAAGGAAAACTGGTGGGGAAATAAATTAGCAGAAAATAACAAGTATTTTGAGGTTAATTCCCCCAAAATTATTTACCAGACAATCAATGATCAAACTACTGGAATTGTTGCCCTTAAAGCGGGAAATATAGATTTGGCACGAACAATAAAGGCAAAGGATTTCGTTGAATTACCAAAATCGGAAAAATTTACTGCTAATTATGTTTCTCATACTCCAGGGTTTTTAGAGTACAATTACATAGGAATTAATACCAAGCTTGAAAACAAAAAATTATCAGATAAAAAAGTCCGCCAGGCACTGGCTCATCTTTTCGATGTTCCTAAAATTATTGAAATCATTCAATATGGCCTGGCGCAAAGAATCATTGGTCCTATCCATCCCTCAGATAAAAAGGCATACAACAAGGATTTAGCTCATTACCAATACAGTGTTGAAACCGCAAAAAAACTGTTATCAGAAGCAGGTTGGAAAGATTCAAATGGAAATGGAACTGTTGATAAAGTAATTGATGGTGAATTAGTGGAGCTTGAAATAACTTTCACCTATAATTCGGGTAATGATGAAAGAAAAGGTGTTGCACTTATGTTCCAGGAAGAAGCAAGGAAAGCAGGGATAAAAGTAAATGTAATTGCACAGGAATGGTCTATTTATCTTGATAATCTTAAAAGTCATAAATTCGATATGTATTTTGGAGCTTGGGTTTCAACTCCCGTTCCTGCCGATCATAAACAAATTTACCATACCGAATCCTATCATGGTGGATCCAATTATACTGGTTTTGGAAATGATGAGTCCGATGCTTTAATTGATGCTATACGTATTGAATTGGATGAAGATAAAAGGGCATTGTTAAATAAGGAATTCCAAAAAATACTACATGATCAGGTTTCCTATATTTTCTTATATGCCAGAAATGAAAAAATTGCCATTAATAAACGTTTTCATAACGCTCAAACATCAGTTATGAGACCTGGATATTGGGAATCAGGATTTTCAGTTACAAAATAATATACAATGCTAAAATATATCTTAAAGCGGGTATTTATTTTTATACCTACTTTAATCATAATATCACTTCTTACTTTTGTAATAAGTACAAATGCCCCGGGTGACCCTGTTGATACCATGCTTAATAAAAGTGCCGGGGGAGATGGACAAGCAGCAGAAAAGATGTCTACTGAAAAGGCATACAATGACCTTAGACATCAACTGGGACTTGATTTGCCTGTTTTTTATTTTAGTGTTACAAATTCCACTCGTACGGATACTTTATATAGGTTATCAAATTCTCTGCATCAGGAAACAATGGAAAGAATTTCATTTAATTTCGGAGTCTGGAAACATGTTGGAGATTATTACAACAATATAAAAAAGTTTGAATATGCTTTATTAGCAATTGATAAAGACAATGAGAATTCGGCTGATTTAAGGAAAGCAAAAGATTATGTAAATTCCCTTTATTCAATATTTGATGAAACAAAAATAAAAAATGTTTTTTCTGGTTTGGCTTTTTTGTTTGAATCAAATCACTCCTTTGCTAAGGCAAAAGCCAATTTTAACGCCACAGAAAATGCATGGCATAATGTAATTCACAATCAATCCAAAATGAACAAATACATACCTGCAATTCATTGGTACGGATTCAACAATCAATACCACAGGTGGATATTTGGTGACAAGCCCTGGCTTTCGTCCCTTCCCTGGGCAAATGATAGGGATATACAATTCAACAGTAAAGGCTTTTTAAGGGGCGACTTTGGAATTTCATACCAGGATAAACGGCCTGTTTCATCCGTTTTATGGGATGCTATGCAATGGACTTTTATGCTCAGCATGCTTTCTGTTTTTATTGCCTATTTGGTTGCTATCCCCTTAGGAGTTAAATCTGCAGTTTCAAAGGGGTCAAAAACTGAAAAATCAATTACTACTGTTTTGTTTGTTCTTTATTCATTACCAAATTTTTGGATAGCAACAATGCTTATTATTTTCTTTGCCGGAGGTGATTATTTTGACTGGTTCCCGGCATTTGGACTTGGATCTTTACCCTCTTCTGCCCCTTTCATGGACAGGTTTTTTGAAACTGCTTACCATTTCATTCTTCCGCTTATTTGTCTTACCTACGCCTCCTTTGCTTTTATATCCCGTCAAATGCGAGGAGGAATGCTTAATGTGCTAGGCCAGGATTATATTAGAACTGCAAGGGCAAAGGGATTAAATGAAAATACAGTAATTTGGAAACACGCTTTTCGCAATTCCTTAATTCCTATTATCACTTTGTTTGCAAGCATTTTCCCTGCTGCAATTTCAGGATCTTTCGTAATTGAATATATTTTTTCAATACCAGGCATGGGAAAGATAAGTCTTGATGCGCTTATTGCCCGAAATTATCCAATTGTTTTTACTGTAATGCTTTTTACAGCAATTCTTACCCTTGTTGGAAATTTAGTTGCAGATATTTTGTATGCAGTTGTGGATCCCCGGATTTCCTTCACAAAAAAAGCCAATTAATTATGCAACAAGAAACTGATATTTTATCTGCTCCGTTGCCTCTTACCAAAGTTGCAAAAAAAGGATTTTGGCCAGGTGTTTTCAAGCAATTCAAAAAAAACAAATTAGCTGTTTTTTCATTGTGGCTTATTCTTTTGCTTGCAAGCATTGCAGCATTGGCTGATTTTATTGCCAATGAAAAACCGCTTATTGCCAAATACAATGGACAGGTTTATTTCCCTGTTTTTAAATCCTATGTAGTGGAAAGCGGATTTGCCAATTGGCCAGTGGAAATGCAAAACATAGAATGGAATAGTCTTCAATATGACTGGGTTGTTTTTCCACCGATTCCTTATTTGCCCAAAAACATTGATTTTGCAAATGCACAATCAATTGGTCCTTTTGATGATCAAAGAGTTAAATCCATACATTGGAGGCATTGGTTAGGAACAGATGAACTAGGACGGGATGTTATGGCCGGTATGATACATGGAACCAGGATTGCTTTGCTGGTTGGTTTAATTTCAATGAGCATTGCTTCAATAATAGGTATTTTGTTAGGCTCACTTGCAGGTTATTTTGGAGATGATAAATTGAAAATATCCAGAGCAAGAATAGTTTTAAATCCCCTTTTTTTCCTTGTTGCTATTTTTTATGCCTTTGGTTCACGTTCTTATATTTTAGCAGATGCTATAAATAATTCCTTTGCGAATTTTTTATTTGAATTTGGTATAAGTTTGATTATACTGATAGCTTTTATGGGGGTTGCAAATATTCTAAGTCATTTCTTAAAAGCCATTCCCTTTTTTGCCGTTAAAATAAATGTTGCTGTTGATATTATTATTTCTCGCCTTATTGAGGTAATGGTTTCCATTCCAACACTTTTTCTTATCATTTCAATTATAGCAATTGCCAAACCCTCAATATTTATTGTTATGGCAATAATCGGATTTACTTCATGGACTGGTATTGCCCGGTTTATTCGTGCCGAACTTTTAAGGGTAAGAAGGCTTGAATATATTGAAGCTGCTCAAGCATTGGGTTTCGGTGAAATGCGAACAATTTTCAAACATGCCATTCCAAATGCGCTTTCTCCTGTATTAATTGCCATTGCATTTGGAATAGCAACCGCAATTCTTATTGAATCTACATTGTCTTTTCTTGGAATTGGACTTCCTGCAGAAACTATGACTTGGGGTTCGTTGCTTTCTTCAGCAAGACAATCAACATCTGCTTGGTGGCTTGCAATTTTCCCTGGCCTTGCCATATTTATCACTGTTACAATTTACAATCTCGTAGGAGAAGGCCTTACAGATGCTCTTGATCCGAGGCAGAAAAGATAAAATTTTTTTACTGTAAATTTTTTACCCCTGTTTTTGTTAATATTAATAAGTATGGCGCAAGTAGAGGGGTTGAATTTTGCATGAATATCTTAATTTTCAAGAATGCATTACATTTACTTTTTTTTATACCTTATATTCAGAATGATGCAATAAATTCACTTTGTGCTATAGCTAATTTTACATTTTCTTTTGCCAAATACTAAAAACCAGAATCTAATTCAAAATCAAAAAAATACTTATTCCGCCAATGATCCGTGTTGTTTTTGAAAACTTAAAACCGGTATATTTTGTATTCTTTTGTTTTTTTTGCACCCATTTCCATAACTATTTTGTTCATACGCAAATTTTCCGTTGCTACCCAACTGATTTCTCCTCCCAAATATCCTTCCTGTTCAACCCTACTGGCCATTTCAGCATAAAGTATACTGCCAAGCCCTAGGTGCTGATACTTTTGCTTAACAGCTATAACCATAACTTTTACCCATTTAATCTTTTGCTTTGTTTTAAAAAACTTCCAAAGGCCTGTTAGGGTGAACTTACCATACGGCAAATGTTGTATGGCTTCGTTCAAATTAGGCACAGCAAGTATAAAAGCTACCGGTTCGCCATTGAACGAAAGGGTGAAAAGCAGCCTTCTGTTGAGTATTGATTTTAATGACCTTGCCATGTAAACAAATTCTTTTTCAGTAAAAGGATCATAGCCCCAGTGGTTTATAAATGCATCATTATATATCCTGCAAAGTTTTTTAGCTTCATTGTCATAATTTGAATAATCTATCTCATCTATCTTTATTGGATACCTTTTTTTTAAAAGCCTGCAAACTCGTGTAATTTTCTCATCCCTGATTCCACATGGCTGCTCAAAAGCTGAAAAGGACATCTCCTCCTTTGCTCCCAATTGTTGCAAAAGCTTTCCATAATAAGGGGGGTTATAATTCATCATAAAAAATGCCTGTTGCTCAAAACCTGAATCAAGAACCCCTAACTCGTAATTAATGCTTGGATTTAAAGGCCCCGTGAATGAATAAATATTCTTTTCTTTAAAATGTCTTTTTACAGCGTTTATCAAAGAGAGGGCAGCATTAAAATCATTAATACAGTCAAAAAAACCAAAATGGCCTTCCTGCTTGGTTTTAAAACAAATAGCGGCTATCCTTCCAACCGGCTGATTTCCGGAATATGCAACAAAAAGTACATAATCAGCCTTTTCCCAGAATGGATTTTTCTTCCTGTTAAAGGTCTGGCGCAAAAGCATCTTTATCGGGGCGATGTATTGGGGATGATCTCTGTGGATAATATCGCCCAAGTGTATAAAATCCGAGAATTGCCTTTTTGTGATTACCTGTGATATTTTCATTACTATATTTTTTGGTATACCGTAAATTTATCTGTCTTTACGAAAGTTAAATTTTAGGGGATAAAGGTTCAAATTAAAAGTATCAATATCAATTTAATGCTTTAAAATTTCGTTTATTTGTTACTGAAAGATTAATTTATGAAGAAGCTGAGAATTTTACTAATTAGCCCTACCGGACTGGATAAAGAAGGAAAGCCGATAGTGCAGAAAAAGACATATCTACCAGGGCTAACCATGGCTCAGCTTTCGGCCCACACACCTAAAGACCAGTTTGAGGTACACACAGTTTGTGAAACATCCCAGCCCATTCCATGGGACGAGCAATGGGATATTGTGGGGCTTACAGGAATGGGAGGGGCTGGCGTTGTGCGCGGCTATCAAATCGGTGATTATTTTAAGGCAAAAGGCGCTACTGTGGTAATGGGAGGTATTGCTATTTCTTTATTTGAGGATAGCTGGACACGCCCACATTGCAATGTAATTATTAATGGGGAAGCGGAAGAGACCTGGCCGCGTTTTTTGCAAGATTACCTAAGGGGAGAGGTTAAGGATACTTATGATATGGAAAAAGTACCTGATGTTAATTGTTTTCCGGTACCCGATTATCAAGCCTTTGATGCTAAATACTATGGCTTTTGGCGGCCGGTACAAGCTACCCGCGGCTGCCCTTTTCCATGTACATTTTGTTCCATTTCACAGTTTTTTAAGAGAAGTTACAGGAAACGCCCTGTAGAACAGGTTATACGTGATGTTAGGGCAGCCAAAGCCTCAGGAAGCAAGTACATTGCATTTATTGACGACAACATAGGTGTGGACTTTAATTATTGCAAGGAATTATGGACGGCACTTATCCCTGAAAAAATCATCTGGATTAGCCAATGCAGCTTGCAAATTGCAAAAGATGATGAAATGCTGAAGCTTGCTTATAAATCGGGCTGCCGTATTTTGTCTTTCGGTATCGAAACTATAAATGAAGCCAGCCTAGTTCATATTGACAAGGAATGGAATGAGCCCAAACAATATGATAAAGCTTTTGCCAACATAAGGGCACAGGGAATTGAAATTTCCACAGAAATGATACTTGGCCTTGACGGGGATGATGAAACTGTTTTTGAAAAAACCTTTGATTTTTTAATGCGTAACAATATTGCTTTGCCAAGGATGTACATTTTAACCCCTGTGCCCGGAACGCCAATGTATCGCCAACTTGAGGATGAAGGCAGGATTTTCGATTATGACATTCAAAAGTATGTAGGGGGTTCTGCTGTATTTCACCCCAAGGGCATGTCAGCAGAAACACTGCAGCAGGGCTATTGGAAGCTATATGAGAAGCTTTACTCCAGGAAAAATATTTATAAACGGCTAAAGGCAAACCCAGCTGGGCTTGGGCCATTTTTGCGCCTATTTGTACTTGGAACTAATGTGGTTTACAGAAACCACATTAATCGAGGCATAACACCCGGAATTGTATAATGGAAGTAATTCCAAATACCAGGATTTTAATTTCGCTCTTAGAAGGCGGTTACTTTATAAAATGAGCCAAAACACCAGCACATGAAGTCGTATATTACTAAAAATCCTTCATTTATTGAGTCCCTGAAGTTTGTCCATAACATTTCTGTTTCGGTTGAGGAAAACATGGCCGAATATGGCGATCTATTCAAACTTAAACTTCCCTTTCATTCTATCTATGCGGTAGCCGGGCCACAAGCCTTACATGATATCCTAATAAAGAATGATGCAAATTTTATTAAGAGCAAGATTTATTGGGCTCAGCTTCGTGCCGTAGTGGGAGATGCCCTGGGAACTTATGAAGGAGAGGAATTTGTTTGGATGAAAAAGCTCCAGATGAAAGCCTATACCAAGGCTCAGGCTGAAATTCACCTCCATGAGGTGATACGTTCAAATGAATCCCACTTTGCAGAATGGGAAACACATTCAAAGCCCCTGAATATCACTCATGCTTTTTCTGAGTTAAATGTGGCTATTTTGCTGAAAGTTTTATTTGGGAAAGAGCATGATGGCTTGTGTGATACCATTGCACATTATATCGCTGATGGGGAAGAAACTATTTCATGGCGATCTGCTTTTCCCTGGAGGCCATATACTGCCTGGCTTAATGGCAGAAACCAGCGGTATAAAAAATCGGTGAAGTTTTTTGGTAAAATAACAGATGATATTATCGCCAAAAATCTTGATCGCCCTCCATTAAATTCCTTAATTGGGCTACTATTGAGTGAATCCAGCTTTTTAAAAGAAAACAGCAACATAGACAAGGAAATTATCCGAAATGAGCTAATTATACACCTTGGAGCTGGAACAGAAACTGCTGCAGTTGGGATGGGCTGGGCATTTTACCTGCTTCATAAACACCCTGGGGTCAAGAAAAAAATCTTCCAGGAAATTGATGAAGTGGTAGGCTGCAACCAGATTAAACCGGAACATGCTTTTCAACTCGAGTACACAGCAATGGTTTTAAAAGAAGCATTGAGGCTGTATCCGCCAAGTCATGGAATAGTACGTGATGCCATTGGAGAAGTCCGGATTGGAGAGATGTACGCAAAACCGGGAGATACATTTTTTATCAGCACTTATGCACTGCATCGAAACCCGAAATACTGGCAATCCCCAAATGAATTTATCCCTGAAAGATTTAAAACAGAACCTGAGGATTATACCTATATCCCTTTTGGTGCCGGAAAACATTCCTGTATTGGCCGTTACCTGGCTCAGCCTATGATGATACTGGCAGTGGC belongs to Bacteroidota bacterium and includes:
- a CDS encoding ABC transporter substrate-binding protein; the protein is MILKRNLNTVLFAVFASVLILSCNSSDQKTEYVNPEVTVWELSDADMLNPFNYSDAGAGYIMTNIFQKLLSIDFNTLELVPILATERPEIIKTPEGGMLITYTIRPDAKWDNGTPITAKDIEFSLKVMKNPKVNNQRLRPYYEFIQDVQFYEQDPLKLTFICKDVYILAEAASGDFSILPENIFDPKGLMKGFSIRELSENAEKISDDPKIVEFANDFNSEKYQREKEFVIGSGAYTLEEWLTGQRIVLKKKENWWGNKLAENNKYFEVNSPKIIYQTINDQTTGIVALKAGNIDLARTIKAKDFVELPKSEKFTANYVSHTPGFLEYNYIGINTKLENKKLSDKKVRQALAHLFDVPKIIEIIQYGLAQRIIGPIHPSDKKAYNKDLAHYQYSVETAKKLLSEAGWKDSNGNGTVDKVIDGELVELEITFTYNSGNDERKGVALMFQEEARKAGIKVNVIAQEWSIYLDNLKSHKFDMYFGAWVSTPVPADHKQIYHTESYHGGSNYTGFGNDESDALIDAIRIELDEDKRALLNKEFQKILHDQVSYIFLYARNEKIAINKRFHNAQTSVMRPGYWESGFSVTK
- a CDS encoding ABC transporter permease gives rise to the protein MLKYILKRVFIFIPTLIIISLLTFVISTNAPGDPVDTMLNKSAGGDGQAAEKMSTEKAYNDLRHQLGLDLPVFYFSVTNSTRTDTLYRLSNSLHQETMERISFNFGVWKHVGDYYNNIKKFEYALLAIDKDNENSADLRKAKDYVNSLYSIFDETKIKNVFSGLAFLFESNHSFAKAKANFNATENAWHNVIHNQSKMNKYIPAIHWYGFNNQYHRWIFGDKPWLSSLPWANDRDIQFNSKGFLRGDFGISYQDKRPVSSVLWDAMQWTFMLSMLSVFIAYLVAIPLGVKSAVSKGSKTEKSITTVLFVLYSLPNFWIATMLIIFFAGGDYFDWFPAFGLGSLPSSAPFMDRFFETAYHFILPLICLTYASFAFISRQMRGGMLNVLGQDYIRTARAKGLNENTVIWKHAFRNSLIPIITLFASIFPAAISGSFVIEYIFSIPGMGKISLDALIARNYPIVFTVMLFTAILTLVGNLVADILYAVVDPRISFTKKAN
- a CDS encoding ABC transporter permease, which produces MQQETDILSAPLPLTKVAKKGFWPGVFKQFKKNKLAVFSLWLILLLASIAALADFIANEKPLIAKYNGQVYFPVFKSYVVESGFANWPVEMQNIEWNSLQYDWVVFPPIPYLPKNIDFANAQSIGPFDDQRVKSIHWRHWLGTDELGRDVMAGMIHGTRIALLVGLISMSIASIIGILLGSLAGYFGDDKLKISRARIVLNPLFFLVAIFYAFGSRSYILADAINNSFANFLFEFGISLIILIAFMGVANILSHFLKAIPFFAVKINVAVDIIISRLIEVMVSIPTLFLIISIIAIAKPSIFIVMAIIGFTSWTGIARFIRAELLRVRRLEYIEAAQALGFGEMRTIFKHAIPNALSPVLIAIAFGIATAILIESTLSFLGIGLPAETMTWGSLLSSARQSTSAWWLAIFPGLAIFITVTIYNLVGEGLTDALDPRQKR
- a CDS encoding GNAT family N-acetyltransferase, with the translated sequence MKISQVITKRQFSDFIHLGDIIHRDHPQYIAPIKMLLRQTFNRKKNPFWEKADYVLFVAYSGNQPVGRIAAICFKTKQEGHFGFFDCINDFNAALSLINAVKRHFKEKNIYSFTGPLNPSINYELGVLDSGFEQQAFFMMNYNPPYYGKLLQQLGAKEEMSFSAFEQPCGIRDEKITRVCRLLKKRYPIKIDEIDYSNYDNEAKKLCRIYNDAFINHWGYDPFTEKEFVYMARSLKSILNRRLLFTLSFNGEPVAFILAVPNLNEAIQHLPYGKFTLTGLWKFFKTKQKIKWVKVMVIAVKQKYQHLGLGSILYAEMASRVEQEGYLGGEISWVATENLRMNKIVMEMGAKKTKEYKIYRF
- a CDS encoding radical SAM protein; amino-acid sequence: MKKLRILLISPTGLDKEGKPIVQKKTYLPGLTMAQLSAHTPKDQFEVHTVCETSQPIPWDEQWDIVGLTGMGGAGVVRGYQIGDYFKAKGATVVMGGIAISLFEDSWTRPHCNVIINGEAEETWPRFLQDYLRGEVKDTYDMEKVPDVNCFPVPDYQAFDAKYYGFWRPVQATRGCPFPCTFCSISQFFKRSYRKRPVEQVIRDVRAAKASGSKYIAFIDDNIGVDFNYCKELWTALIPEKIIWISQCSLQIAKDDEMLKLAYKSGCRILSFGIETINEASLVHIDKEWNEPKQYDKAFANIRAQGIEISTEMILGLDGDDETVFEKTFDFLMRNNIALPRMYILTPVPGTPMYRQLEDEGRIFDYDIQKYVGGSAVFHPKGMSAETLQQGYWKLYEKLYSRKNIYKRLKANPAGLGPFLRLFVLGTNVVYRNHINRGITPGIV
- a CDS encoding cytochrome P450; this translates as MKSYITKNPSFIESLKFVHNISVSVEENMAEYGDLFKLKLPFHSIYAVAGPQALHDILIKNDANFIKSKIYWAQLRAVVGDALGTYEGEEFVWMKKLQMKAYTKAQAEIHLHEVIRSNESHFAEWETHSKPLNITHAFSELNVAILLKVLFGKEHDGLCDTIAHYIADGEETISWRSAFPWRPYTAWLNGRNQRYKKSVKFFGKITDDIIAKNLDRPPLNSLIGLLLSESSFLKENSNIDKEIIRNELIIHLGAGTETAAVGMGWAFYLLHKHPGVKKKIFQEIDEVVGCNQIKPEHAFQLEYTAMVLKEALRLYPPSHGIVRDAIGEVRIGEMYAKPGDTFFISTYALHRNPKYWQSPNEFIPERFKTEPEDYTYIPFGAGKHSCIGRYLAQPMMILAVAQFLQKFDFEMNVTEPVLPLSMATLKPNQPLLINVTERRPDSKTKTQMT